The following is a genomic window from Salarias fasciatus chromosome 10, fSalaFa1.1, whole genome shotgun sequence.
gcaaatgcttgagagaataaGAAGGTTTTGAGTTGTGTCTTAGAAGCGTCAACAGACACAACCGAgcggagagagagcgggagatcgctccagagcctgggagcaacggcctggaaAGATCAGGCTCCTCTGGTCTGAAACCGGGTACGCCACACCTTTAAGAGATCGTGGTCAGCAGACCTTAAAATCATCACAGGGGACCTGGAGCAGGTTGTGGATATAAGAAGGAGCTTGGTCGTGCAAGGCCCGAAaagttaaaaccaaaatcttaaagttAACTCTATAAGAGACTGGCAGCCAGTGAAGCTCCTTCAAAATGGGAGAAATGCAAAGTTAAACACTGAAGACAAAATCTCTCACTGCAAATCAAAACTGAATTCCTGTTCACAAAGAGACCTCACGGTTTCAGATAGAACTTATTTGACCAAAATGGAGTCTTTAGCTAGATGTGTCTACCCTGCATATTCCATGTCAATACCAGATAAGTCAATTAAAGTCATAAACcaaataaattttattttatttggaataaCAGAGTtcactacattaaaaaaaatctgaaatactAAAAGAATATGTAGAAGGAGGCCTGCAGGCAATCGATTCTGTGTGTTTAAACAcagttctgaaaacaaaacgGTTAAAAACTTTCATATCTGAAAACATAGTATCTGGTTTTGTCTCTAGAGAGTTTATTTATGAAAATGGGTGGGATCAAGTTTCTCCTTGAGATTTCAACACTGATAAACTACCAGTGAAGTTATTCTCATTTCATAAACATGTTCCATTAAGGTGGAAGCTCATGTTCAACCATAACTTTACACCACACGCCTTTAAGGAACAACAGATATGTACTTTGTAATCGGAAATCTCTCTTTTTACAGCACTGGATGGATAAAGCAATAGAGTCAGTATGCCACCTACTGGACAACAGTGGTAAATGGCTATCTTCTGAAGATCTTTGTCACACCTACAACTTAACATGCAGAAAGTCTGAATTTAAAAAGGTGTGCAATGAAATCCCTCAAACTGTTAAACATCTAATAGAAAATACTGAACTGGCGAGCTACTTTCACCCAGTTTACCATCGAAGAAAATTCTAAACAACATTTTATAGAATAAACAATACCAAACAAAACCCTTCGGAAAAATTTAAACAATTGCTAATATCCAGTAAAATCAATCAGGAATGCAATCATTCAAAGTTTCCtatgaatgaaattaaaaaataagaacCGAATACTAAAAATTCCCTGTTATTCCTAAAACAAAAGAAGGAACACTTTAAAGTCCTGAATGGAATTTGTCCATCTGGGGAGCTGCTGAGCGTGAGATTCAATACTAACCAAAACAACTGGACTTTCTATGAATGTGATCCTGAAACGACTGAATCAGTTCCAACTTCGGCAGGACAGTTTAACACGGGACAGTATTATCCTTGGTGTTATCCTGAAGGACTTTCAATTAAAAGAATTGTAAACAACCTGATATTACTCTCAAAATACTTTGTTCATTCATGCAGATATAAAAAGATAAAGCCGATGTTCACTGTGTTCAAGCGACAGCTCAAGGAAAACTCCAGAAAATCTCTTAAATGtatgaaaagtaaaaatgcaCTTTCTCCTCTCAAAGCATTTGAAGATGTACAACTATTTGATGATGTCTGATGcaatgtaactgtgtgtgtgtgtgtgtgtgtgtgtgtgtgtgtgtgtgtgtgtgtgtgtgtttaatgtgccGTGGATTATGTCAGTGATTTTGTAGAAATGTAAATGCcaatgtgtttgtatttttgatcattcttgcaattaaaaaaagaaaaacagactccGCCTCCTTCTcattcatccagctgctgaaACACCCCAGGccatcctctgtcctccacagaGGGAGAATGAGGACACACCGTGGAACCGTCTCTCTCTTCAGTGgcagacattcacacacactcgtgcacgGTGTGCACAAATCACACACGTCACTTTACTGTTTTGCAGAGAAGCAGCCAGTAACGTCCTACAGAGGGTCGTGTAATAGCGCACCTTCCTCTTTCAATACACCTCTTGCTCCTGTGTTGCAGTTTAGCGTTAGCCACAGGAAACAGAACTAGCGGAGGTGGTGGCTGGTCCCCCTTTCAAAATAAcagcatcattaaaaaaaccacCTCATAACCTGTTGAACTGGAAACGTTAAATCATTAGAGCATTAATTTACCAGTTCAGTGGAAAACAGTCGCACttcctcatcagcaggtctcaGGATAAGAGTGGCAGCAATGCAACAAACCAGTCtactgtctgtgtggagtttccatgttcttcccCTGTGTAGATGGGTTTCATCCAACGGTCCTCAAAGACGCATGTGAGGTCATTTGGTAACGCCAGATGGCcttaaggtgtgtgtgtgtgtgtgtgtgtgtgtgtgtgtgtgtgtgtgtgtgtgtgtgtgtgtgtgtgtgtgtgtgtgtggttaacGGCCTCTGTGAGTGTCCTGTatacctgtcctcacctgtcctcacctgtcttcacctgtcctcacctgtccaggtgtatcGGTCCTCAattgtcctcacctgtccaggtgtaccTGCTGTCATCACGTTGGGGACATTTTGTCTCGTGATGACCTCAGTAATGTCCATCAGCAGTACAGTTGCCTCTGAGGAACATGCTATAAGTGTTGTGAAGTGTCTTCTGGGAGCTGTCCACCGTTACATATTAATCTATTGTTTGTTTCCTGAACAGAACACAGATAACCGAGAGAGGACAGACCTGGACCGTGGAAGGAAAATGGAGGGAAAGCAACTGCAAGATAACAAAAAAGCCAAGAGTGAAAGtataaaaatacaaaagcaaCTGACCAGTGAATTAACTGAGGACATCGAAGAACTGTGGGAGGAGACACAACAACAGAGAGACGAAATCCAACGCCTGAAGATACAGacgcaccagcagcagcagcagattgaCAGGCTGACGACAGAAAAACATGAGCAACACTCACTGATACAGAGACTGAAGCTGGAGATCCAGAAGACCACCGAAGAGCTCCAAGAACACAAATGTGTGGCcaatcaagaaaaaacacaagctTCAAGAATTCAGGCGGAAAtacagggagagagggagagacgagACCGAGTTCTTCATCCCACCACCAGCGAGAGGCGCCGGTTAGAGACGGTCCGGTATGAGACGGGAACATCCCGGACGAGGCAGACCGAGAGGCGGCAGGCGGAGACGGACCggctgctctctgcaggtctcATCCTGATGGGTCGAAACAAAAACGTCATGCTTCAAATCAAGAACATGAATGAACTGACAGAAACAACGATAGTCAACCTGCAGCGAGAAATAAAGAGGAATCAAAGAGATATTTTGCAGCACAGAGATCTCATCCGGCGCATGAAAGAAACCCTGAACCTGAAGCTACGAAGCGCCGAGCAGAGGCGGGAGAATGCTTCTGAAGATGAGAGTCAGGAAGCCGCAGAGATCCGCAGGAGACAGGCAGAAGAGAAAGCTTCAGCTACAGTCAACAACGTGAAGCTGAAACTCAGGAGACTGcaggaagagatggagacaCTGTGGGACGTCCTGGACGACACAGAGCAGAAGAAGTTAGAGGACGTCCAATCTGAAAGAGCTGCAATAGAAAGAATGAGAATCCACCTCCAGACTGAGAAAGACGAGCTGGAGAGAGACAGGCGGCAGGCCGAGGACCAGCTGGAAGACGCCAAGAGGAAGATCAGAGACATGGAGGTGATCAGCAGTGAgattgaaatgaagaaaaaagaactgaACAAAATGATTCGAAAGAGCCAGAGGAAAAGGCAAGAGACTGGAAAGATGAACAAACACACCGGAcgaggacagcagacagagagatggaCAGAGAGCAGCCCGGAGGACACGTTCCAGGACGTCCACGACGGAGGAGAAGAGCAGAGCGAAGCGATGAGAAGAAAGAGGGCAGAGCCGAGGGAAGAGAAGAGCCGGGAatcagaggtggagaagaggagctcagaagcagagctgcagcaggtggagcgcCGGCTGGACGACACCATGACCTCCATCCAGACCCTGGCCCACATGAAGAGCAGCGTGGAGCGAGCCGCCGCCGAGATCCGCTGGACCCAGGACGGAACGCTGAGAACCCGGGAGAACGTGGCCACCAACAGGGAGCACATCAGGAAGTGCAAGGTGAGTCTGTAGCtccacgagagagagagagagggggggggggggagggagagggagagggagagtgggggggggggagagagagagagagagagagagggagagggggagagggagggagagacaggcagacagagagagagggaggagagggagggagtcagagagacagagagagagagagagagagagagagagagagacagtgtttgttttagtgCTTGTGTCACAGCAGTTCGGACTGTACCTGTACTTTAGGGCTGGTCAGAATAGCTCTTTTTGCCCTCCGAATATTCAAGCTCAGGTAATTTCGATCATCCAAATATTCGGTGTGCGATTGGGGGGGTGACGGGGGTGAtgggggtgacgggggtgcGAGCTGCTGGCATACACatgcagcagacaaaacacGTTGGACGGTACTTTAGAGAAGTGACTGTGTAAAGCTATCAGCTCCGCCTACAAAGACGCCCAGAgagagacactggaggacggagagagcagactgtctggagggagaaggtctgctgacagaagtgaaagtaactaattgCTTGGGCATCGCccccgagattcagaaacagaaaaacagtcaaaataaactctgatactaaatgataacagaCTGACAATGTATGAGCCTCATTTTCTGTAAGTTATTTGTAATGAAGGAGCAGATAAACTGTCTGGAGCAACGGAAATGCTCCCAGAGTAGGCGTGATTCGGTGTGCATGTATGGAATGAGCGGTGAAGAATATTCGGATCGCATCATAGTGACCAAATATTCGGATATTTGGGACCAGCCCTAGTGTACTTGTACCTGTACTTGTATTTCTGCTGTAGCTGTATTGTCCAAATCCATCAAATCCCCAGTTTGTGGAGCCAGAGCATCACCACGCTCCAGGACGAAACCTTCAAGGAGCTCCCAGCAGTTAATCTGCAGCTCACAGTAGTTTGAACCGAGTCCTTCCACGAACTGGATGCTCCACTGTGATGAATCCATCTCAGACTAGTCCTTGATGGGGCCAAGATTCATCATTTACCTTAattgttaacacacattttctgtATTCATTTTCTACAAAGGACAAGCTGGTTTCCATCAAAACATGGGTCAAACAATGGAGGCTGACAGAGACTGGAttcaaaaatactttttcaCCAAGTACATCCAAAGAGATGGAAACACATCAAGAGTCTTCTGAGAGTCACGCTCTGGAAGGTCCACCGACTGCTGGCCATCAAACAGAGGTCATGATGAACGCCAGCGAGACAGAAGAAGTGCAACGGCAGATATCCAAACtcaaggagcaggaggagaagatgaaaCATCAAATACAGTACGCTATGAAGAACATGCAGGAAAAACATCACGAGATCAAAATGTTCATCACAGAAATCAATCACCTGCAGAGTCAGACGCCGATCCGTGAAATCCCAGTGTGGGTAACTGAAAATGTGGCAGAAGCAGGGACCGAGCAGGACAAGGAGAAACCACTACGGCCAAGCGAAGAGTCCtcaaagacagaggtggacggAGGGACACCAAGCACTGACATGCAaagagtgatggaggaggttcACACCACGCAGCAAATCATTAAATCACTCAACCTGGAACTAGAGAATGAAGCTGGAGTCAGCTTCTCTGGTGCAGAGCGACAGAAAGATGATGGGGAAATACAAGGATTTCTACACGACATGAAGCActtccaggagctgctgaggggGGTGCAGCTCTCTTTACAAGAagagtccaaaaacatgaaatccaACAGAACTGCTgagagaagaaaggaaagaaaactaGATCGGAGGTTAGAAAGAACTTTGAGAGAAAGAGACGAATTAGAAATCCttagaatgaaaacacaagcaCAGATTCAGGATGTTCaagaaaaatttgaaaaaatggcAAGATTCAAAAGCACAATGGAGAAAATGACGGCAAAGATAGGGAAAATGAGCGAAGACATGCATTTCAGTGTGAAGGAGAGCGAAATGAGACTGAACCAGCTGGAGGACATCGCACGTTTAGTCACAATCACAAAACACAAGATGGAGAAGAGCTCGGACGTCCTAAAGATGGAGaggagagctgagctgagccaATACCAGAGCCGAGGAGAGAGCCACCAAGGGGCAACCACAAGGACAGACCACGAAACCACCACTCTGGGACTTCAACCTGGTTTCAAATCTCCCAAGGAGGTCAAACCGACCGCGCAACGTGAGGACCAGACAAACCAAGACAGCCAGCAAATCCCCCAGCCAGCGGGTGAAAAGGACCAACTACTGTCAGAAGACAGGGTGAAAGAGCTGGTGAAGACTGACAGCTCAACAGACACGAGACTGCTGATttcagaagcagagaagcagcagctgagcctTCTGAAGGAGGATATCGAAAGACAGCAGCTAGAGCTGAACAACACAATGCAAATACacaaaagacaaatgaaagaaattgAGCTGCTGAACTctgagatggagagaaagaggaaagacGGTGAGCAGATTTTCAGAAAAAGCATGAGGAAGAAAGCTGAGTGTGAAGAAATGCTACATGAAatacagcaggagaagaaaacactgagaaaggaaaccaggaaaagaaaaagacaactgGAGCAAAGACTGGCGAAAACTATGAGGGAGAGGGATGAGTTAGAGGTGCTGAGAATAAAACTGAAGCGAGAACGAGAGGAGCTGGCTGTGGAGaagaaacaaatcaaagaaTGGAAGATTCGAACGGAACAACAGCATCCAGAAACACAACCTGTGGAACGCTTCGGCAAGGAAGATGATGTGTTCCTGCACAGGTCGAAAATCAATGATTCCATCATTTACCTTCAAAACATCGAAGAGGAAATACACGGGCATTTAGAAACCATGAGGAAGGAAGTGACTGTAtttgaaaatgtgaatgttTCTTTAGGGAGACAAAGAGAAGGTCTCAAAGCAATGGCAACTGAAAAGACTGAAGTAAAGAACAAACTGAGCAAGACTGTGTCTGCTCTAAAGCAGTGGAAAGGAGAAATACGACAGCAACAACAGGAGCTGCAGTCCACATCACAAAGAGCTGATCAGGAAAGGAGAATGGTGGAGGTGATGAAATCTGAGCTGGAGCAAAAGAgaagggaaaataaaatgataattcGAATAAGCCTTAAAAATGAGAGAGCAGTGAAAAAGACCTGGAATGCTGTTCAACAGGAAAAACGTGCATTCAggaggaaaatacagaaaaagatgaaagaGGTCGATCAGCGGCTCGAGAAGATCATGAAAGAAAGAGATGAACTAGAGATAATGtttctgaagctgcagagagaaaaggatGGAGATCAAATGGGCTCATGGAACATGCAAGATGTACAAGGAAGACAAGGAGGGGCTGCTGGAGGGAAGACCGAGGCAACCGCAAAGAGAGAATTACAGCAAAACAATGGGAAGGACAACATGGAAGGACATCAAGCAGAGACATTGGAACCCAAATAtaatcaagaaaaaagaaaacatgaccGAGAAAGTCAAAGTGACAAAGAACTATATACTCATAAAGGGAGCCTCTGGGAAGATTTGGCAAATGTCTCCTCAAGGATTTTGACCGAAGGAGACGATGCAACCAGTCAAAGGACACAACAGGTTGACTTGGAAAAGCAAGATCTAGAGATGCAAAGAGAACAGCTTGAACAAGACAAACTAAATCTGGATCAAATGgctgacaggatgaagaaagacaaacaggacatggaggtactgatggatgacatccacaagcaaactgtcttgatggaacaagaaaaagaagagatcaaagaggaaaaggaccagatggaaaagacaagaagtgagctccaaacaaagacagaacatgtCAACAGTTTGTTGGATGAGATCAACAGGGAGAAAGCTACCCTCAAGGagctgtccctccaggttcaATCAGAACGACAAAGACTTGATGCTGTGGTGAAGGagattttcttgaaagaaaaagcgCTGGATGATCAGCTCAGGGAGGCCAGCAGACAGACCCAAGAGCTGCAAACCATGAAGAACAAGGTGCTTGCAGAAAGAGATGAACTCCAAACTCTGAGGAACAATGTTGCCTGGAAGAACCAAGAGGCGGAAGCTGCCCAGAAAGCCatcaatgaagagaaagaagagctgagccagaagaaatctgacattgatcaagaaatacaaaagcttctgaatgacagagaccaactggaagaacaaggagctgagctccagaggagagagaatcaagtcaggaatgaaatgcagtcagtCCAGACGATGATATTGACACTACAGCGTCTGGGCAAGAAGACATtggaggatgtgaagaagaaaatggacaATTTGAACCAGGACATGGACAAAACTTTACGTTTGCAGAATGAATTGGAACAACAGATCGCAGATGCTGATGGCAAGAAAATACTTGTGGAGAACTACAATGAAATCATAAAGAGCCTCTGGGAAGATTTGGCAAATGTCTCCTCAAGGATTTTGACCGAAGGAGACGATGCAACCAGTCAAAGGACACAACAGGTTGACTTGGAAAAGCAAGATCTAGAGATGCAAAGAGTACAGCTTGAACAAGacagactaaatctggatcaaatggctgacaggatgaagaaagacaaacaggacatggaggtactgatggatgacatccacaagcaaactgtcttgatggaacaagagaaagaagagatcaaagatcaaaaggaccagatggaaaagacaagaagtgagctccaaacaaagacagaacatgtCAACAGTTTGTTGGATGAGATCAACAGGGAGAAAGCTACCCTCAAGGagctgtccctccaggttcaATCAGAACGACAAAGACTTGATGCTGTGGTGAAGGagattttcttgaaagaaaaagcgCTGGATGATCAGCTCAGGGAGGCCAGCAGACAGACCCAAGAGCTGCAAACCATGAAGAACAAGGTGCTTGCAGAAAGAGATGAACTCCAAACTCTGAGGAACAATGTTGCCTGGAAGAACCAAGAGGCGGAAGCTGCCCAGAAAGCCatcaatgaagagaaagaagagctgagccagaagaaatctgacattgatcaagaaatacaaaagcttctgaatgacagagaccaactggaagaacaaggagctgagctccagaggagagagaatcaagtcaggaatgaaatgcagtcagtCCAGACGATGATATTGACACTTCAGCGTCTGGGCAAGAAGACATtggaggatgtgaagaagaaaatggacaATTTGAACCAGGACATGGACAAAACTTTACGTTTGCAGAATGAATTGGAACAACAGATTGCAGATGCTGATGGCAAGAAAATACTTGTGGAGAACTACAATGAAATCATAAAGAGCCTCTGGGAAGATTTGGCAAATGTCTCCTCAAGGATTTTGACCGAAGGAGACGATGCAACCAGTCAAAGGACACAACAGGTTGACTTGGAAAAGCAAGATCTAGAGATGCAAAGAGTACAGCTTGAACAAGacagactaaatctggatcaaatggctgacaggatgaagaaagacaaacaggacatggaggtactgatggatgacatccacaagcaaactgtcttgatggaacaagaaaaagaagagatcaaagaggaaaaggaccagatggaaaagacaagaagtgagctccaaacaaagacagaacatgtCAACAGTTTGTTGGATGAGATCAACAGGGAGAAAGCTACCCTCAAGGagctgtccctccaggttcaATCAGAACGACAAAGACTTGATGCTGTGGTGAAGGagattttcttgaaagaaaaagcgCTGGATGATCAGCTCAGGGAGGCCAGCAGACAGACCCAAGAGCTGCAAACCATGAAGAACAAGGTGCTTGCAGAAAGAGATGAACTCCAAACTCTGAGGAACAATGTTGCCTGGAAGAACCAAGAGGCGGAAGCTGCCCAGAAAGCCatcaatgaagagaaagaagagctgagccagaagaaatctgacattgatcaagaaatacaaaagcttctgaatgacagagaccaactggaagaacaaggagctgagctccagaggagagagaatcaagtcaggaatgaaatgcagtcagtCCAGACGATGATATTGACACTTCAGCGTCTGGGCAAGAAGACATtggaggatgtgaagaagaaaatggacaATTTGAACCAGGACATGGACAAAACTTTATGTTTGCAGAATGAATTGGAACAACAGATCGCAGATGCTGATGGCAAGAAAATACTTGTGGAGAACTACAATGAAATCATAAAGAGCCTCTGGGAAGATTTGGCAAATGTCTCCTCAAGGATTTTGACCGAAGGAGACGATGCAACCAGTCAAAGGACACAACAGGTTGACTTGGAAAAGCAAGATCTAGAGATGCAAAGAGTACAGCTTGAACAAGacagactaaatctggatcaaatggctgacaggatgaagaaagacaaacaggacatggaggtactgatggatgacatccacaagcaaactgtcttgatggaacaagagaaagaagagatcaaagaggaaaaggaccagatggaaaagacaagaagtgagctccaaacaaagacagaacatgtCAACAGTTTGTTGGATGAGATCAACAGGGAGAAAGCTACCCTCAAGGagctgtccctccaggttcaATCAGAACGACAAAGACTTGATGCTGTGGTGAAGGagattttcttgaaagaaaaagcgCTGGATGATCAGCTCAGGGAGGCCAGCAGACAGACCCAAGAGCTGCAAACCATGAAGAACAAGGTGCTTGCAGAAAGAGATGAACTCCAAACTCTGAGGAACAATGTTGCCTGGAAGAACCAAGAGGCGGAAGCTGCCCAGAAAGCCatcaatgaagagaaagaagagctgagccagaagaaatctgacattgatcaagaaatacaaaagcttctgaatgacagagaccaactggaagaacaaggagctgagctccagaggagagagaatcaagtcaggaatgaaatgcagtcagtCCAGACGATGATATTGACACTACAGCGTCTGGGCAAGAAGACATtggaggatgtgaagaagaaaatggacaATTTGAACCAGGACATGGACAAAACTTTACGTTTGCAGAATGAATTGGAACAACAGATTGCAGATGCTGATGGCAAGAAAATACTTGTGGAGAACTACAATGAAATCATAAAGAGCCTCTGGGAAGATTTGGCAAATGTCTCCTCAAGGATTTTGACCGAAGGAGACGATGCAACCAGTCAAAGGACACAACAGGTTGACTTGGAAAAGCAAGATCTAGAGATGCAAAGAGTACAGCTTGAACAAGacagactaaatctggatcaaatggctgacaggatgaagaaagacaaacaggacatggaggtactgatggatgacatccacaagcaaactgtcttgatggaacaagagaaagaagagatcaaagaggaaaaggaccagatggaaaagacaagaagtgagctccaaacaaagacagaacatgtCAACAGTTTGTTGGATGAGATCAACAGGGAGAAAGCTACCCTCAAGGagctgtccctccaggttcaATCAGAACGACAAAGACTTGATGCTGTGGTGAAGGagattttcttgaaagaaaaagcgCTGGATGATCAGCTCAGGGAGGCCAGCAGACAGACCCAAGAGCTGCAAACCATGAAGAACAAGGTGCTTGCAGAAAGAGATGAACTCCAAACTCTGAGGAACAATGTTGCCTGGAAGAACCAAGAGGCGGAAGCTGCCCAGAAAGCCatcaatgaagagaaagaagagctgagccagaagaaatctgacattgatcaagaaatacaaaagcttctgaatgacagagaccaactggaagaacaaggagctgagctccagaggagagagaatcaagtcaggaatgaaatgcagtcagtCCAGACGATGATATTGACACTTACAGCGTCTGGGCAAGAAGACATtggaggatgtgaagaagaaaatggacaATTTGAACCAGGACATGGACAAAACTTTACGTTTGCAGAATGAATTGGAACAACAGATCGCAGATGCTGATGGCAAGAAAATACTTGTGGAGAACTACAATGCAATCATAAAGAGCCTCTGGGAAGATTTGGCAAATGTCTCCTCAAGGATTTTGACCGAAGGAGACGATGCAACCAGTCAAAGGACACGACAGGTTGACTTGGAAAAGCAAGATCTAGAGATGCAAAGAGTACAGCTTGAACAAGacagactaaatctggatcaaatggctgacaggatgaagaaagacaaacaggacatggaggtactgatggatgacatccacaagcaaactgtcttgatggaacaagaaaaagaagagatcaaagaggaaaaggaccagatggaaaagacaagaagtgagctccaaacaaagacagaacatgtCAACAGTTTGTTGGATGAGATCAACAGGGAGAAAGCTACCCTCAAGGagctgtccctccaggttcaATCAGAACGACAAAGACTTGATGCTGTGGTGAAGGagattttcttgaaagaaaaagcgCTGGATGATCAGCTCAGGGAGGCCAGCAGACAGACCCAAGAGCTGCAAACCATGAAGAACAAGGTGCTTGCAGAAAGAGATGAACTCCAAACTCTGAGGAACAATGTTGCCTGGAAGAACCAAGAGGCGGAAGCTGCCCAGAAAGCCatcaatgaagagaaagaagagctgagccagaagaaatctgacattgatcaagaaatacaaaagcttctgaatgacagagaccaactggaagaacaaggagctgagctccagaggagagagaatcaagtcaggaatgaaatgcagtcagtCCAGACGATGATATTGACACTTCAGCGTCTGGGCAAGAAGACATtggaggatgtgaagaagaaaatggacaATTTGA
Proteins encoded in this region:
- the LOC115394865 gene encoding trichohyalin-like, which produces MEGKQLQDNKKAKSESIKIQKQLTSELTEDIEELWEETQQQRDEIQRLKIQTHQQQQQIDRLTTEKHEQHSLIQRLKLEIQKTTEELQEHKCVANQEKTQASRIQAEIQGERERRDRVLHPTTSERRRLETVRYETGTSRTRQTERRQAETDRLLSAGLILMGRNKNVMLQIKNMNELTETTIVNLQREIKRNQRDILQHRDLIRRMKETLNLKLRSAEQRRENASEDESQEAAEIRRRQAEEKASATVNNVKLKLRRLQEEMETLWDVLDDTEQKKLEDVQSERAAIERMRIHLQTEKDELERDRRQAEDQLEDAKRKIRDMEVISSEIEMKKKELNKMIRKSQRKRQETGKMNKHTGRGQQTERWTESSPEDTFQDVHDGGEEQSEAMRRKRAEPREEKSRESEVEKRSSEAELQQVERRLDDTMTSIQTLAHMKSSVERAAAEIRWTQDGTLRTRENVATNREHIRKCKDKLVSIKTWVKQWRLTETGFKNTFSPSTSKEMETHQESSESHALEGPPTAGHQTEVMMNASETEEVQRQISKLKEQEEKMKHQIQYAMKNMQEKHHEIKMFITEINHLQSQTPIREIPVWVTENVAEAGTEQDKEKPLRPSEESSKTEVDGGTPSTDMQRVMEEVHTTQQIIKSLNLELENEAGVSFSGAERQKDDGEIQGFLHDMKHFQELLRGVQLSLQEESKNMKSNRTAERRKERKLDRRLERTLRERDELEILRMKTQAQIQDVQEKFEKMARFKSTMEKMTAKIGKMSEDMHFSVKESEMRLNQLEDIARLVTITKHKMEKSSDVLKMERRAELSQYQSRGESHQGATTRTDHETTTLGLQPGFKSPKEVKPTAQREDQTNQDSQQIPQPAGEKDQLLSEDRVKELVKTDSSTDTRLLISEAEKQQLSLLKEDIERQQLELNNTMQIHKRQMKEIELLNSEMERKRKDGEQIFRKSMRKKAECEEMLHEIQQEKKTLRKETRKRKRQLEQRLAKTMRERDELEVLRIKLKREREELAVEKKQIKEWKIRTEQQHPETQPVERFGKEDDVFLHRSKINDSIIYLQNIEEEIHGHLETMRKEVTVFENVNVSLGRQREGLKAMATEKTEVKNKLSKTVSALKQWKGEIRQQQQELQSTSQRADQERRMVEVMKSELEQKRRENKMIIRISLKNERAVKKTWNAVQQEKRAFRRKIQKKMKEVDQRLEKIMKERDELEIMFLKLQREKDGDQMGSWNMQDVQGRQGGAAGGKTEATAKRELQQNNGKDNMEGHQAETLEPKYNQEKRKHDRESQSDKELYTHKGSLWEDLANVSSRILTEGDDATSQRTQQVDLEKQDLEMQREQLEQDKLNLDQMADRMKKDKQDMEVLMDDIHKQTVLMEQEKEEIKEEKDQMEKTRSELQTKTEHVNSLLDEINREKATLKELSLQVQSERQRLDAVVKEIFLKEKALDDQLREASRQTQELQTMKNKVLAERDELQTLRNNVAWKNQEAEAAQKAINEEKEELSQKKSDIDQEIQKLLNDRDQLEEQGAELQRRENQVRNEMQSVQTMILTLQRLGKKTLEDVKKKMDNLNQDMDKTLRLQNELEQQIADADGKKILVENYNEIIKSLWEDLANVSSRILTEGDDATSQRTQQVDLEKQDLEMQRVQLEQDRLNLDQMADRMKKDKQDMEVLMDDIHKQTVLMEQEKEEIKDQKDQMEKTRSELQTKTEHVNSLLDEINREKATLKELSLQVQSERQRLDAVVKEIFLKEKALDDQLREASRQTQELQTMKNKVLAERDELQTLRNNVAWKNQEAEAAQKAINEEKEELSQKKSDIDQEIQKLLNDRDQLEEQGAELQRRENQVRNEMQSVQTMILTLQRLGKKTLEDVKKKMDNLNQDMDKTLRLQNELEQQIADADGKKILVENYNEIIKSLWEDLANVSSRILTEGDDATSQRTQQVDLEKQDLEMQRVQLEQDRLNLDQMADRMKKDKQDMEVLMDDIHKQTVLMEQEKEEIKEEKDQMEKTRSELQTKTEHVNSLLDEINREKATLKELSLQVQSERQRLDAVVKEIFLKEKALDDQLREASRQTQELQTMKNKVLAERDELQTLRNNVAWKNQEAEAAQKAINEEKEELSQKKSDIDQEIQKLLNDRDQLEEQGAELQRRENQVRNEMQSVQTMILTLQRLGKKTLEDVKKKMDNLNQDMDKTLCLQNELEQQIADADGKKILVENYNEIIKSLWEDLANVSSRILTEGDDATSQRTQQVDLEKQDLEMQRVQLEQDRLNLDQMADRMKKDKQDMEVLMDDIHKQTVLMEQEKEEIKEEKDQMEKTRSELQTKTEHVNSLLDEINREKATLKELSLQVQSERQRLDAVVKEIFLKEKALDDQLREASRQTQELQTMKNKVLAERDELQTLRNNVAWKNQEAEAAQKAINEEKEELSQKKSDIDQEIQKLLNDRDQLEEQGAELQRRENQVRNEMQSVQTMILTLQRLGKKTLEDVKKKMDNLNQDMDKTLRLQNELEQQIADADGKKILVENYNEIIKSLWEDLANVSSRILTEGDDATSQRTQQVDLEKQDLEMQRVQLEQDRLNLDQMADRMKKDKQDMEVLMDDIHKQTVLMEQEKEEIKEEKDQMEKTRSELQTKTEHVNSLLDEINREKATLKELSLQVQSERQRLDAVVKEIFLKEKALDDQLREASRQTQELQTMKNKVLAERDELQTLRNNVAWKNQEAEAAQKAINEEKEELSQKKSDIDQEIQKLLNDRDQLEEQGAELQRRENQVRNEMQSVQTMILTLTASGQEDIGGCEEENGQFEPGHGQNFTFAE